The proteins below come from a single Caulobacter flavus genomic window:
- a CDS encoding GNAT family N-acetyltransferase: MPPLDDLSPRTAALPVLTTPRLTLRPPQPSDFEDSVAMWCEPEVYRYVGGRASTREESWARLLRARGLWALLGYGYWALRETATGRYVGEVGFADFHRDIEPSFEGVPEMGWVLAGWSHGQGFGTEAVSAGLDWGQRQWGQDPVVCIIHPDNAASLALAAKTGFVEETRTTYKESPTVLLRRG; this comes from the coding sequence ATGCCGCCCCTCGACGACCTGTCGCCCCGCACCGCCGCCCTGCCCGTCCTGACGACGCCGCGCCTGACCCTGCGCCCGCCCCAGCCCTCCGACTTCGAGGACAGCGTGGCCATGTGGTGCGAGCCGGAGGTCTATCGCTATGTCGGCGGGCGGGCATCGACGCGCGAGGAGAGCTGGGCGCGACTGCTGCGGGCTCGGGGACTTTGGGCCCTGCTGGGCTACGGCTACTGGGCTCTGCGCGAGACGGCGACCGGCCGCTATGTGGGCGAAGTGGGCTTTGCCGACTTTCATCGCGACATCGAGCCGTCGTTCGAGGGCGTGCCGGAAATGGGCTGGGTGCTGGCCGGCTGGTCGCACGGCCAGGGCTTCGGGACCGAGGCGGTGAGCGCCGGGTTGGACTGGGGCCAGCGCCAGTGGGGCCAGGACCCGGTCGTCTGCATCATCCACCCCGACAACGCCGCCTCCCTGGCCCTGGCGGCCAAGACCGGCTTCGTCGAAGAGACCCGGACGACCTACAAGGAGAGCCCGACGGTGCTGTTGCGGCGGGGGTGA
- a CDS encoding YybH family protein: MIAPQDAVAARRKLTNRLIAGKDAARLVPFFTRDAKVIAGDGSLLLGRDQIVEAFAGQFADRDFVAYVRTSDLIQLDADGVRAAESGRWVGTWKGEGATQSGTYLATWRKVAGQWVIENELFVTLG, from the coding sequence ATGATCGCGCCTCAGGACGCCGTCGCCGCCCGCCGCAAGCTCACCAACCGGCTGATCGCCGGCAAGGACGCCGCGCGCCTGGTCCCGTTCTTCACGCGCGACGCCAAGGTCATCGCCGGCGACGGCTCGCTGCTGCTGGGCCGCGATCAGATCGTCGAGGCCTTCGCCGGCCAGTTCGCCGACCGCGACTTCGTCGCCTACGTCCGGACCAGTGACCTCATCCAGCTCGACGCCGACGGCGTCCGCGCGGCCGAAAGCGGCCGCTGGGTCGGAACCTGGAAAGGCGAGGGCGCGACCCAGAGCGGAACCTACCTGGCCACCTGGCGCAAGGTCGCCGGCCAGTGGGTGATCGAGAACGAACTGTTCGTGACGCTGGGCTAG
- the cckA gene encoding cell cycle histidine kinase CckA — MAETPAKDMTAARRRADPLIWGAAIFFVLAAGFATAPALRAGPATLAGLLLLAGVAGVAILGLVAIRASAAHDNGVDVVDSFIDALGEPAALTAADGRILAANQAWRDTVGEARRLPKDAALFPALVRARKGEAAEGVIVVAGQDRPALAARVAGGRLLVRLPAVVEPIAAPLPPTAPVVAQAAPPPRALDAFSGASPFGAALLEGLDPFNSPILEANPALSAMTGAVRPGMALGELIDPPSRAEAETRLAEGKAGPFEVRLARDPSRIAHLYLYRADGRLVAYLIDVSEQKQMELQLAQAQKMQAIGQLAGGVAHDFNNLLTAIQLRLDELLHRHPVGDPSYEGLNEIRQTGVRAADLVRKLLAFSRKQTVQREVLELGELISEFEVLLRRLLREDVKLITDYGRDLPQVRADKSQLETAVMNLAVNARDAVRAAKGGGVVRIRTARLNEDEARSLGFPGAEGDQAFIEVSDDGPGIPPEVMGKIFDPFFTTKPVGEGTGLGLATVYGIVKQSDGWIHVHSRPGEGAAFRIFLPVHEPTPAQAAAAAVAVAEPPKPRAARDLSGAGRILFVEDEDAVRGVAARLLRARGYEVLEASDGEEALIIAEENAGQIDLLISDVIMPGIDGPTLLKKARGYLGTAPVMFISGYAEAEFSDLLEGETGVTFLPKPIDIKTLAERVKQQLQAA; from the coding sequence ATGGCCGAGACGCCCGCGAAAGACATGACGGCCGCCCGTCGCCGCGCCGACCCCCTGATCTGGGGCGCGGCCATCTTCTTCGTTCTCGCCGCCGGCTTCGCCACGGCCCCGGCCTTGCGCGCCGGTCCGGCCACCCTGGCCGGGCTGCTGCTGCTGGCGGGCGTCGCGGGCGTGGCGATCCTGGGCCTGGTGGCCATCCGCGCCTCGGCCGCGCACGACAACGGCGTCGACGTGGTCGACAGCTTCATCGACGCCCTGGGCGAGCCGGCGGCCCTGACCGCCGCCGACGGCCGCATCCTGGCCGCCAACCAGGCCTGGCGCGACACCGTGGGCGAAGCCCGCCGCCTGCCCAAGGACGCCGCGCTGTTCCCGGCCCTGGTCCGCGCCCGCAAGGGCGAGGCCGCCGAAGGCGTGATCGTGGTGGCCGGCCAGGACCGTCCCGCCCTGGCCGCGCGCGTGGCCGGCGGCCGCCTGCTGGTCCGCCTGCCGGCCGTGGTCGAGCCGATCGCCGCCCCGCTGCCGCCAACCGCGCCGGTCGTCGCCCAGGCCGCCCCGCCGCCGCGCGCGCTCGACGCCTTCTCCGGCGCCTCGCCGTTCGGCGCGGCCCTGCTCGAGGGGCTGGATCCCTTCAACTCGCCGATCCTCGAGGCCAACCCGGCCCTGTCGGCCATGACCGGCGCGGTGCGTCCCGGCATGGCCCTGGGCGAGCTGATCGACCCGCCCTCGCGCGCCGAGGCCGAGACCCGCCTGGCCGAGGGCAAGGCCGGTCCCTTCGAGGTGCGCCTGGCCCGCGATCCCTCGCGCATCGCCCACCTCTATCTCTACCGCGCCGACGGGCGCCTGGTGGCCTACCTGATCGACGTGTCCGAGCAGAAGCAGATGGAGCTGCAACTCGCCCAGGCCCAGAAGATGCAGGCCATCGGCCAGCTGGCCGGCGGCGTCGCCCACGACTTCAACAACCTGCTGACCGCCATCCAGCTGCGCCTGGACGAGCTTCTGCATCGCCACCCGGTCGGCGATCCCTCCTACGAGGGCCTCAACGAGATCCGCCAGACCGGCGTGCGCGCCGCCGACCTCGTTCGCAAGCTGCTGGCCTTCAGCCGCAAGCAGACCGTCCAGCGCGAGGTGCTGGAGCTGGGCGAGCTGATCTCGGAATTCGAGGTCCTGCTGCGTCGCCTGCTGCGCGAAGACGTCAAGCTGATCACCGACTACGGCCGCGACCTGCCGCAGGTTCGGGCCGACAAGAGCCAGCTCGAGACGGCGGTCATGAACCTGGCCGTCAACGCCCGCGACGCCGTGCGCGCGGCCAAGGGCGGCGGCGTCGTGCGCATCCGCACCGCTCGCCTCAACGAGGACGAGGCCCGCAGCCTGGGCTTCCCCGGCGCCGAGGGCGACCAGGCCTTCATCGAGGTCAGCGACGACGGCCCCGGCATCCCGCCCGAGGTGATGGGCAAGATCTTCGACCCGTTCTTCACCACCAAGCCGGTGGGCGAGGGTACGGGCCTGGGCCTGGCCACCGTCTACGGCATCGTCAAGCAGAGCGACGGCTGGATCCACGTCCACAGCCGCCCGGGCGAGGGCGCGGCGTTCCGCATCTTCCTGCCCGTGCACGAGCCGACCCCGGCTCAGGCCGCCGCCGCGGCCGTGGCGGTCGCCGAACCGCCCAAGCCCCGCGCCGCCCGCGACCTGTCGGGCGCCGGCCGCATCCTGTTCGTCGAGGACGAGGACGCCGTGCGCGGCGTCGCCGCCCGCCTGCTGCGCGCCCGCGGCTACGAAGTGCTCGAAGCCAGCGACGGCGAGGAGGCCCTGATCATCGCCGAGGAGAACGCCGGCCAGATCGACCTCCTGATCAGCGACGTCATCATGCCCGGCATCGACGGCCCCACCTTGCTCAAGAAGGCGCGCGGCTATCTGGGAACCGCGCCGGTGATGTTCATCTCGGGCTACGCCGAGGCCGAGTTCAGCGACCTGCTGGAAGGCGAGACCGGCGTGACCTTCCTGCCCAAGCCGATCGACATCAAGACCCTGGCCGAACGGGTCAAGCAGCAGCTGCAGGCGGCTTAG
- a CDS encoding DUF1003 domain-containing protein, whose translation MGADHLDHLSRTLLGEPYAGLSDIKRSVIDLIAAEAPTGLAPGLVEREGTFWQRLADRVAAIGGSWAFIGGFSAVLALWVIVNLALMPFHRAFDPYPFIFLNLVLSTLAAIQAPIIMMSQNRQATKDREAAEHDYVVNLRAELEIMRLHDKLDALRMTELAEIAKANTACLDELRAEVKALRGA comes from the coding sequence ATGGGCGCGGACCACCTCGATCATCTTTCCCGCACCCTGCTGGGCGAGCCCTATGCCGGGCTGTCCGACATCAAGCGCAGCGTCATCGACCTGATCGCCGCCGAAGCCCCCACGGGCCTGGCCCCGGGGCTGGTCGAGAGGGAAGGGACCTTCTGGCAGCGCCTGGCCGATCGGGTGGCGGCGATTGGCGGGTCCTGGGCCTTCATCGGCGGGTTCTCGGCGGTGTTGGCCCTGTGGGTGATCGTCAACCTGGCCCTGATGCCCTTCCACAGGGCCTTCGACCCCTATCCCTTCATCTTCCTGAACCTGGTGCTTTCCACCTTGGCGGCGATCCAGGCTCCGATCATCATGATGAGCCAGAACCGCCAGGCGACGAAGGATCGTGAGGCCGCCGAGCACGACTACGTCGTCAACCTGCGCGCCGAGCTCGAGATCATGCGCCTGCACGACAAGCTCGACGCCCTGCGGATGACCGAACTGGCCGAGATCGCCAAGGCCAACACCGCCTGCCTCGACGAACTGCGGGCCGAGGTGAAGGCGCTGCGCGGCGCCTAG
- a CDS encoding SDR family oxidoreductase, giving the protein MSARKAIFITGAASGIGLASAKRFSAEGWFVGLSDIDEAGLARALAEIGPANGSIHPLDVRDRQAWTPALTAFAQAAGGRLDVLFNNAGVARFGPFSEGDPQGDDLMLTVNVAGVLNGARAALPFLKATPGSRLVNMASCAGIYGSPGLAVYSATKFAVRGLSEALDAEFAAFGVSVACVMPWFVETPILRNSQPGKNADMGEELRKSGLPVYGVDEAAQTVWQAAHGRELYYLVGKRARQMRFMARLAPGFLRNQLRSRSPTTA; this is encoded by the coding sequence ATGTCGGCTCGCAAGGCCATCTTCATCACCGGCGCGGCCAGCGGCATCGGCCTGGCCAGCGCCAAGCGCTTTTCGGCGGAGGGCTGGTTCGTCGGTCTCTCGGACATCGACGAAGCCGGGCTCGCCCGCGCCCTGGCCGAGATCGGCCCCGCCAACGGCTCCATCCATCCCCTCGACGTCCGCGACCGGCAGGCCTGGACGCCCGCCCTGACCGCCTTCGCGCAAGCCGCCGGCGGCCGGTTGGACGTGCTGTTCAACAACGCCGGCGTCGCGCGCTTTGGCCCCTTCTCGGAAGGCGACCCGCAGGGCGACGACCTGATGCTGACGGTCAACGTGGCCGGCGTGCTGAACGGCGCGCGGGCCGCCCTGCCCTTCCTGAAGGCCACGCCGGGCTCGCGCCTGGTGAACATGGCCTCGTGCGCGGGGATCTACGGCTCGCCGGGCCTGGCGGTCTATTCGGCCACCAAGTTCGCGGTGCGGGGACTGTCGGAAGCCCTGGACGCCGAGTTCGCCGCCTTCGGAGTCAGCGTGGCCTGCGTCATGCCGTGGTTCGTCGAGACGCCGATCCTGCGCAACTCGCAGCCGGGCAAGAACGCCGACATGGGCGAGGAGCTGCGCAAGAGCGGCCTGCCCGTCTACGGCGTCGACGAGGCCGCGCAGACGGTGTGGCAGGCCGCGCACGGCCGCGAGCTCTATTATCTGGTGGGCAAGCGGGCCAGGCAGATGCGGTTCATGGCCCGCCTGGCCCCCGGGTTCCTCAGGAACCAGCTCCGGTCGCGATCACCGACGACGGCTTGA
- a CDS encoding GlxA family transcriptional regulator: protein MPRAIGMLVYPDFQLLDAAGPISAFEIAARFDPGAYGLTLVSRDGGWTASSSGAAFDTLPFDKAPAFDTLLVSGGDGVRTPASCETTLDYVRATARSARRTASVCSGTYVLAAAGLLEGRRATTHWSRTKDFQRRFPNVRLEADRIWVQDGAIWSSAGITAGIDLALAMIGADLGEAIAKRTAQQLVVYHRRPGGQSQFSALLELKGGRFDALLAWARENLARPLSVEDLAERAAMSPRNFARLFAAETGSTPAKAIERLRVEAARALLDSAPLQVEDIALEAGFGDSERMRRAFIRVFGQPPQALRRAAKAS from the coding sequence ATGCCTCGCGCGATCGGCATGCTGGTCTATCCGGACTTCCAGTTGCTGGACGCGGCGGGGCCGATCTCGGCCTTCGAGATCGCCGCGCGGTTCGATCCCGGCGCCTATGGCCTCACCCTGGTGTCGCGCGACGGCGGCTGGACGGCGAGCTCGTCGGGCGCGGCCTTCGACACCCTTCCCTTCGACAAGGCCCCGGCCTTCGACACCCTATTGGTCTCCGGCGGCGACGGCGTGCGGACGCCGGCCAGCTGCGAGACGACGCTGGACTATGTGCGCGCAACCGCCCGCTCGGCGCGGCGGACGGCCAGCGTCTGTTCGGGAACCTACGTACTGGCCGCGGCGGGCCTGCTGGAAGGCAGGCGCGCCACCACCCACTGGAGCCGCACCAAGGACTTCCAGAGGCGCTTTCCGAACGTGCGGCTGGAGGCCGACCGGATCTGGGTGCAGGACGGCGCCATCTGGAGTTCGGCCGGGATCACGGCCGGCATCGACCTGGCCCTGGCGATGATCGGCGCCGACCTGGGCGAGGCGATCGCCAAGCGCACGGCCCAGCAACTGGTCGTCTATCACCGCCGGCCGGGCGGCCAGTCGCAGTTCTCTGCCCTGCTGGAGCTGAAGGGCGGCCGCTTCGACGCCCTGCTGGCCTGGGCGCGCGAGAACCTGGCCCGGCCGCTGTCCGTCGAGGATCTCGCCGAGCGCGCGGCCATGAGCCCGCGCAACTTCGCCCGGCTGTTCGCGGCCGAGACCGGCTCGACCCCGGCCAAGGCGATCGAGCGCCTGCGCGTCGAGGCCGCCAGGGCCCTGCTCGACAGCGCCCCGCTGCAGGTGGAGGACATCGCGCTGGAGGCCGGCTTCGGCGATTCCGAGCGCATGCGACGGGCCTTCATCCGCGTCTTCGGCCAGCCGCCCCAGGCGCTGCGCCGGGCGGCCAAGGCCAGCTAG
- a CDS encoding YegP family protein, whose translation MAHKFLIKKNKAGEFVAYFVYNNESIFWTEGYASKASAKNAIESIKKNGPDAEVDDQTD comes from the coding sequence ATGGCCCACAAGTTCCTGATCAAGAAGAACAAGGCTGGCGAGTTCGTCGCCTACTTCGTCTACAACAACGAAAGCATCTTCTGGACCGAAGGCTACGCCTCCAAGGCGTCGGCCAAGAACGCCATCGAGTCGATCAAGAAGAACGGCCCCGACGCCGAGGTCGACGACCAGACCGACTGA
- a CDS encoding cell wall hydrolase: MNIKSQTCADARGLIGAVLVGSVTGLALGGVYLAGGMAQTAAQHARVTRLADSAAGSYSEAALHQAASRMDAGALAIARRHDPYTVSGDAQRDRQASLLAARLENGDKAEDKPLLMRASLGGSFNPAAAPFHLANALESSRELECLAQAVYYEARGETPSGQAAVAQVVLNRVRHPSFPKSICGVVFQGASARTGCQFSFACDGSMRARPERAAWTRARKVASRALAGTVMSEVGSATHFHTTGVAPNWGPRLMRVAQVGMHVFYRFGGRAGAPGAFTDKVRPSTIEDLPDAPVLTSLPQAPSADGKPVIYVASALVTAKEGGMGGPEKVGPEPASAPAMRPAKAADKADAVKPSSVIATGAGS; encoded by the coding sequence TTGAATATCAAGTCGCAGACGTGCGCTGACGCGCGCGGGCTGATCGGCGCCGTATTGGTCGGGTCCGTCACGGGCCTGGCGCTTGGCGGCGTCTATCTGGCGGGGGGCATGGCCCAGACCGCCGCTCAGCACGCTCGGGTCACGCGCCTGGCCGACAGCGCCGCGGGGAGCTACTCCGAAGCGGCGCTGCATCAGGCCGCGTCGCGCATGGACGCCGGGGCGCTCGCCATCGCCCGTCGCCATGACCCCTATACCGTGTCCGGCGACGCCCAGCGCGACCGCCAGGCCTCGCTGCTCGCCGCCCGTCTCGAGAATGGCGACAAGGCCGAGGACAAGCCGCTGCTGATGCGCGCCAGCCTCGGCGGTTCGTTCAATCCCGCCGCCGCGCCGTTCCACCTCGCCAACGCCCTCGAAAGCTCGCGCGAACTCGAGTGCCTGGCCCAGGCCGTCTACTACGAAGCCCGGGGCGAGACCCCCAGCGGCCAGGCCGCGGTGGCTCAAGTCGTATTAAACCGCGTACGCCACCCTTCGTTCCCCAAGTCGATCTGCGGCGTGGTGTTCCAGGGCGCTTCGGCCCGCACCGGCTGCCAGTTCAGCTTCGCCTGCGACGGCTCGATGCGCGCCCGTCCCGAACGCGCCGCCTGGACGAGGGCCCGCAAGGTCGCCTCGCGCGCCCTCGCCGGCACGGTGATGTCCGAGGTTGGCTCGGCCACGCACTTCCACACTACCGGCGTCGCGCCGAACTGGGGTCCGCGCCTGATGCGCGTCGCCCAGGTCGGCATGCACGTGTTCTACCGCTTCGGCGGTCGCGCCGGCGCGCCGGGCGCCTTCACCGACAAGGTTCGCCCCTCGACCATCGAGGACCTGCCCGACGCGCCCGTCCTGACGTCCCTGCCGCAGGCGCCCAGCGCCGACGGCAAGCCGGTGATCTATGTCGCCAGCGCCCTGGTCACGGCCAAGGAAGGCGGCATGGGCGGTCCCGAGAAGGTCGGTCCCGAACCGGCCTCGGCCCCGGCGATGCGCCCGGCCAAGGCCGCCGACAAGGCCGACGCGGTCAAGCCGTCGTCGGTGATCGCGACCGGAGCTGGTTCCTGA